One segment of Stenotrophomonas sp. SAU14A_NAIMI4_8 DNA contains the following:
- a CDS encoding VOC family protein, with product MVDDHAVGSGSTIIPCLRYRDALAAIDWLQRAFGFHAQAVYAEGETVFHAQLVFGQGMIMLGSASNGGEWSKLAVMPDEVDGRQTQSACVIVADVDAHYARAKAAGARIVIDIADQDYGGRGYACADPEGYLWWFGSYDPWRAGSGD from the coding sequence ATGGTTGACGATCATGCAGTGGGCAGCGGCTCCACCATCATTCCCTGCCTGCGCTACCGCGATGCGCTGGCAGCAATCGACTGGCTGCAACGCGCCTTCGGGTTCCACGCGCAGGCGGTGTATGCCGAGGGCGAAACGGTCTTCCATGCCCAGCTGGTGTTCGGCCAGGGCATGATCATGCTGGGCTCGGCCAGCAACGGCGGCGAGTGGTCGAAACTGGCGGTGATGCCCGACGAGGTGGATGGGCGGCAGACCCAGAGCGCCTGCGTGATCGTGGCCGATGTGGATGCCCACTACGCCCGCGCCAAGGCCGCCGGTGCGCGCATCGTCATCGATATTGCCGACCAGGACTACGGCGGCCGCGGCTATGCCTGCGCCGATCCGGAGGGCTATCTGTGGTGGTTCGGCAGCTACGACCCGTGGCGCGCCGGGTCAGGCGACTAG
- a CDS encoding Pr6Pr family membrane protein, giving the protein MAAHRNLLKGWALLTALVAAAALLLQYALLLTGPGAAAGVAMATLRFFSYFTVLSNLAMCLGCVWIARGRHLPAPLAATLALCIGVTGLVYGLVLQRLWHPTGLQWWADTGLHYATPVLYLLGWVWLLPHGALRWRALGPVLLVPVAYLGWALLCGALTGQVPYPFLDLQRIGAAAFSGNVLRVAGVFVLGWTALWALDRWRGR; this is encoded by the coding sequence ATGGCCGCACATAGGAACCTGTTGAAAGGCTGGGCCCTGCTGACTGCACTGGTGGCGGCGGCCGCGCTCCTGCTGCAGTACGCGTTGCTGCTCACCGGCCCCGGCGCGGCGGCGGGCGTGGCCATGGCCACCCTGCGTTTTTTCAGTTACTTCACCGTGCTCAGCAACCTGGCGATGTGTCTGGGCTGTGTGTGGATCGCGCGTGGCCGCCACCTGCCAGCGCCGCTGGCGGCGACCCTGGCGCTGTGCATCGGCGTGACCGGGCTGGTCTACGGGCTGGTGCTGCAGCGGTTGTGGCACCCCACGGGGCTGCAGTGGTGGGCCGATACCGGGCTGCACTACGCAACCCCCGTGCTGTACCTGCTGGGCTGGGTCTGGCTGCTGCCACACGGTGCACTGCGCTGGCGCGCGCTGGGCCCGGTGCTGCTGGTGCCGGTGGCCTACCTGGGCTGGGCGCTGCTGTGCGGCGCGTTGACCGGGCAGGTGCCGTACCCGTTCCTGGACCTGCAGCGCATCGGGGCGGCCGCCTTCAGCGGCAACGTGCTGCGCGTGGCCGGCGTGTTCGTGTTGGGCTGGACCGCATTGTGGGCACTGGACCGCTGGCGCGGCCGCTGA
- a CDS encoding EAL domain-containing protein: protein MGRRGSEQQDRRVPMTRGLGLRFALLTGMAIGLVGLSAVIQELQAASTAWIAGQGHWSRGQQEATSALSRYLVRGQLIDLNDAERALQLPLGDLHARLALEQPEPDEATARAGFLRGGNAKGDVARLVFSFRHARDFGAFRDATTLWRQTDPGVLAMQALISELRQRHHEGPLSVQARDSYLQRLRDIDQTLQAQAKAFSQALLDMSRAVRIATLVVGGVSVLGITLMAIALARRVGKDMGEHESRFRAAFYQANVGMLKLDAQGRVIEANQAIADILDYRRDQLLQTTFAELLMEGELVLDEHGQIDWERQLRPGELRFRRRDGSLVWGRWSGTGVRTPGRGLSVFAIIEDVSQHHALAREIEHHASHDPLTGLINRREIERLLENALLQVRSEGGVHSLCYINLDHFKLVNDSFGHAAGDQMLRGFAEYLIGAVRDGDWVGRLGADEFAVFLARASQDEAKRVLQRLLRNLGQATFPISEGSPQLSCSIGVVEVTADAQDVNWLMSAADSACYAAKQAGRNRIHCFNEDRLALEERRQEAERLQRVSRAMAENRMLLYAQRIAKVGDPGYLHYEVLVRMRDAAGALHLPGQFMPAVERYGMAVALDRHVLGLLFRHLQVCPAHVRQLGLCNVNVSAQSIAEPGFLAFVCDLLERNRALAAKLCFEITETAAISNLTQARAFIDAVKARGCRMALDDFGSGLSSFGYLRQLPADILKIDGAFVRDMGSDPVSHATVRAISELGRELQMEVVAEWVETEEVANALAALGVQGLQGFAIERPQPLERLTLADQRPLRLVGQPGADH, encoded by the coding sequence ATGGGTAGGAGGGGTAGCGAGCAGCAGGACCGACGGGTGCCGATGACCCGGGGGTTGGGGCTGCGGTTTGCATTGCTGACCGGGATGGCGATCGGCCTGGTCGGGCTGTCGGCTGTCATCCAGGAGCTGCAGGCGGCGTCCACCGCCTGGATTGCCGGCCAGGGGCACTGGTCGCGCGGCCAGCAGGAGGCCACCTCGGCGCTGAGCCGATACCTGGTGCGCGGCCAGTTGATCGATCTGAATGATGCCGAGCGCGCGCTGCAGCTGCCGCTGGGTGACCTGCACGCGCGCCTGGCGCTGGAACAGCCCGAGCCGGACGAGGCGACCGCCCGCGCCGGCTTCCTGCGCGGCGGCAACGCCAAGGGCGATGTGGCGCGGTTGGTGTTCTCGTTCCGCCATGCCCGCGATTTCGGCGCGTTCCGTGATGCCACCACGCTGTGGCGGCAGACCGACCCGGGCGTGCTGGCCATGCAGGCGCTGATCAGCGAACTGCGCCAGCGCCACCATGAAGGCCCCTTGTCGGTGCAGGCGCGCGATTCCTACCTGCAGCGCCTGCGCGACATCGACCAGACCCTGCAGGCGCAGGCGAAGGCGTTTTCCCAGGCCCTGCTGGACATGTCACGGGCGGTACGCATCGCCACCCTGGTGGTCGGCGGCGTGTCGGTGCTGGGCATCACCCTGATGGCCATTGCCCTGGCCCGACGCGTGGGCAAGGACATGGGCGAACATGAAAGCCGCTTCCGCGCCGCGTTCTACCAGGCCAACGTGGGCATGCTGAAGCTGGACGCGCAGGGCCGGGTCATCGAGGCCAACCAGGCCATCGCCGATATCCTGGACTACCGCCGCGACCAGCTGCTGCAGACCACCTTTGCCGAGCTGTTGATGGAAGGCGAGCTGGTGCTGGACGAGCACGGCCAGATCGACTGGGAGCGGCAGTTGCGGCCGGGCGAGCTGCGCTTCCGCCGGCGTGACGGCAGCCTGGTGTGGGGCCGCTGGAGTGGCACCGGCGTGCGTACCCCCGGCCGCGGCCTGTCGGTGTTTGCGATCATCGAAGATGTCAGCCAGCACCATGCCCTGGCCCGCGAGATCGAGCACCACGCCAGCCATGATCCGCTGACCGGCCTGATCAACCGCCGCGAGATCGAGCGGTTGCTGGAGAACGCCCTGCTGCAGGTGCGCTCCGAAGGGGGAGTGCATTCGCTGTGCTACATCAACCTGGACCACTTCAAACTGGTCAACGACAGCTTCGGTCACGCCGCCGGCGACCAGATGCTGCGCGGCTTCGCCGAGTACCTGATCGGCGCGGTGCGCGACGGCGACTGGGTCGGCCGGCTGGGCGCCGATGAGTTCGCGGTGTTCCTGGCCCGCGCCAGCCAGGACGAGGCCAAGCGCGTGCTGCAGCGGCTGCTGCGCAACCTGGGCCAGGCCACGTTCCCGATCAGCGAAGGCAGCCCGCAGTTGAGCTGCAGCATCGGCGTGGTGGAAGTGACCGCCGACGCGCAGGACGTGAACTGGCTGATGAGCGCGGCCGACAGCGCCTGCTATGCGGCCAAGCAGGCCGGGCGCAACCGCATCCACTGTTTCAACGAAGACCGCCTGGCGCTGGAAGAGCGGCGGCAGGAGGCCGAGCGCCTGCAGCGGGTCAGCCGGGCCATGGCCGAGAACCGCATGCTGCTCTACGCCCAGCGCATCGCCAAGGTGGGCGATCCGGGCTACCTGCATTACGAGGTGCTGGTGCGCATGCGCGATGCGGCCGGCGCACTGCACCTGCCGGGCCAGTTCATGCCGGCGGTGGAACGCTACGGCATGGCCGTGGCGCTGGACCGGCATGTGCTGGGCCTGCTGTTCCGCCACCTGCAGGTCTGCCCGGCGCACGTGCGCCAGCTTGGCCTGTGCAACGTAAACGTGTCGGCGCAGTCGATCGCCGAGCCGGGGTTCCTGGCCTTCGTCTGCGACCTGCTGGAACGCAACCGCGCCCTGGCGGCCAAGCTGTGCTTCGAGATCACCGAAACAGCGGCGATCAGCAACCTGACCCAGGCGCGGGCGTTCATCGATGCGGTGAAGGCGCGCGGCTGCCGCATGGCGCTGGACGACTTCGGCTCGGGACTGTCCTCGTTCGGCTACCTGCGGCAGTTGCCGGCCGACATCCTGAAGATCGATGGGGCCTTCGTGCGCGACATGGGCAGCGACCCGGTCAGCCATGCCACGGTGCGCGCGATCAGCGAACTGGGCCGCGAACTGCAGATGGAAGTGGTGGCCGAATGGGTGGAGACCGAGGAAGTGGCCAACGCGCTGGCGGCACTGGGCGTGCAGGGCCTGCAGGGGTTCGCCATCGAGCGCCCGCAGCCGCTGGAACGGCTGACCTTGGCCGACCAGCGACCGCTGCGCCTGGTGGGCCAGCCCGGAGCGGACCACTGA
- a CDS encoding DMT family transporter: MTTPDTRKALWQIHFCVLLWGVTAILGKLITLPALPLVWWRMLLVVAMLALLPRVWRGLRTLPLRLVAGYAGIGALVALHWLTFYGAVKLANASVAATCIALAPVFTSIIEPWVAKRPFQLRELAFGLAVLPGVALVVGGVPDGMRLGVLVGALSALLVAVFGSLNKRMVSHADPLTVTALELGAGTLTLTLLAPLMPYLLPALASPLWVVPDLHDGILLLVLAGACTLLPFALALVALRHLSAYTVQLVTNLEPVYAVVLAVVLLNEQHEVTPWFYLGVAIIVGAVFLHPLLNRRKPVQHPEILGTAEARNIAE; this comes from the coding sequence ATGACCACCCCCGATACCCGCAAAGCGCTCTGGCAGATCCACTTCTGTGTCCTGCTGTGGGGCGTCACCGCCATCCTCGGCAAGCTGATCACCCTGCCGGCGCTGCCGCTGGTGTGGTGGCGCATGTTGCTGGTGGTGGCCATGCTGGCGCTGCTGCCGCGGGTCTGGCGTGGCCTGCGTACCCTGCCGCTGCGGCTGGTGGCCGGTTATGCCGGCATCGGTGCGTTGGTGGCGCTGCACTGGCTCACGTTCTACGGCGCGGTGAAGCTGGCCAACGCCTCGGTGGCCGCCACCTGCATCGCGCTGGCACCGGTGTTCACCTCCATCATCGAGCCCTGGGTGGCCAAGCGGCCGTTCCAGCTGCGCGAACTGGCCTTCGGCCTGGCCGTGCTGCCGGGCGTGGCGCTGGTGGTGGGCGGCGTGCCCGATGGCATGCGTCTGGGGGTGCTGGTGGGCGCGCTGTCGGCGCTGCTGGTGGCCGTGTTCGGCTCACTCAACAAGCGCATGGTCAGCCATGCCGATCCGCTGACGGTGACCGCGCTGGAGCTGGGTGCCGGCACCCTCACCCTGACCCTGCTGGCGCCGCTGATGCCGTACCTGCTGCCGGCCCTGGCCAGCCCGCTGTGGGTGGTGCCGGACCTGCATGACGGGATCCTGCTGCTGGTGCTGGCCGGCGCCTGCACCCTGTTGCCGTTTGCCCTGGCCCTGGTGGCGCTGCGCCACCTGAGCGCCTATACGGTGCAGCTGGTGACCAACCTGGAACCGGTGTACGCGGTGGTGCTGGCGGTGGTGCTGCTGAACGAACAGCACGAAGTGACCCCGTGGTTCTACCTGGGCGTGGCGATCATCGTCGGCGCCGTGTTCCTGCACCCGCTGCTGAACCGCCGCAAGCCGGTGCAGCACCCGGAAATCCTGGGCACCGCCGAGGCCCGCAACATCGCCGAATGA
- a CDS encoding pseudouridine synthase — MTTRLNKHIAETGFCSRREADRLIAERRVTVNGHPAGTGAVVGEDDTVLVDGQPLRARTARKPGARRHVYIVLNKPVGVTCTTETSVKGNIVEFVGHEQRIFPIGRLDKESEGLILMTSNGDIVNQILRAENGHQKEYLVAVNKPVTDEFLRGMARGVRIHNQMTLPCRTSRIAKFGFRITLQQGLNRQIRLMAAEFGFRVTQLRRVRIDNVKIGALKPGQWRNLTDQELHGLLPQQQDW; from the coding sequence ATGACCACCCGACTCAACAAACATATTGCCGAAACCGGCTTCTGCTCCCGCCGCGAGGCCGACCGTCTGATCGCCGAACGGCGCGTGACCGTGAACGGCCACCCGGCCGGCACCGGCGCGGTGGTCGGCGAGGACGACACCGTGCTGGTGGACGGCCAGCCGCTGCGCGCCCGCACCGCGCGCAAGCCGGGCGCGCGCCGCCACGTCTACATCGTGCTGAACAAGCCGGTCGGGGTGACCTGCACCACCGAGACCTCGGTGAAGGGCAACATCGTCGAGTTCGTCGGCCACGAGCAGCGCATCTTCCCGATCGGCCGCCTGGACAAGGAGTCCGAAGGCCTGATCCTGATGACCAGCAATGGCGACATCGTCAACCAGATCCTGCGTGCCGAGAACGGCCACCAGAAGGAGTACCTGGTGGCAGTGAACAAGCCGGTGACCGACGAATTCCTGCGTGGCATGGCGCGCGGCGTGCGCATCCACAACCAGATGACGCTGCCGTGCCGCACCTCGCGCATTGCCAAGTTCGGTTTCCGCATCACCCTGCAGCAGGGCCTGAACCGGCAGATCCGCCTGATGGCCGCGGAGTTCGGCTTCCGCGTGACCCAGCTGCGCCGCGTGCGCATCGACAACGTCAAGATCGGCGCGCTGAAGCCGGGCCAATGGCGCAACCTGACCGACCAGGAGCTGCACGGGCTGCTGCCGCAGCAGCAGGACTGGTAA
- a CDS encoding diguanylate cyclase: MVGRHVRFEVGAVLVVLLAWLALPWLGHARAAEAGRDYLLVGAATDVPTPHRACTPQMLAGPRQEVRVDAPPGGWSGEPQALDVFNVFAGEVRLQHGEREICGNMDDARTRDSRFRAGIGMVAVPRASSHEPFFVSWQTPLKARWVPTLRLGAPSPVQQNDTARLLVRAACIAVAIALALSALMGYLTTRDRSFLFYIGATLILVLWQAVLGGLSGYPEPWLPVGERAAWWLIALTAATQAMALPALWRLNGGDRQLPRSRLPQQIVLWGLLAVAALVPWLGRDGLQVVAVGLQVSFILGCALSLAVGLWARLRGDVWSQAGLAALTPMLVLIGADAVSAGWLLEYRVEALQLAVTWLLMMAAYALNLRLGRLRQQRDEMRHLAETDSLTGLPNRRAGLQQLGEHLQRGARDDGGLVIGFLDVDLFKDINDRHGHEVGDQVLVAVARALRASVRGQDEVARMGGEEFLVVLPGVSREDARRRLDVLRQRITEACQSLQVPGLQVTASIGLAQWRPGQDDLAALLRRADHAMYVAKRGGRNRVFDGETADSVAVA, translated from the coding sequence GTGGTCGGCAGGCACGTGCGGTTTGAAGTAGGGGCAGTGCTGGTGGTGCTGCTGGCCTGGCTGGCATTGCCCTGGCTGGGCCACGCGCGCGCGGCCGAAGCCGGGCGCGACTATCTGCTGGTGGGCGCCGCTACCGATGTGCCCACACCGCACCGCGCGTGTACGCCGCAGATGCTGGCCGGGCCGCGCCAGGAAGTGCGGGTGGATGCCCCGCCGGGCGGCTGGTCGGGCGAACCGCAGGCGCTGGATGTGTTCAACGTGTTCGCCGGCGAAGTCCGCCTGCAGCATGGCGAGCGCGAGATCTGCGGCAACATGGACGATGCGCGCACCCGCGATTCGCGCTTCCGCGCCGGCATTGGCATGGTGGCCGTGCCCCGCGCCAGCAGCCATGAACCCTTCTTCGTTTCCTGGCAGACCCCGCTGAAGGCGCGCTGGGTGCCGACCCTGCGGCTGGGCGCGCCCAGCCCGGTGCAGCAGAACGACACCGCCCGCCTGCTGGTACGCGCGGCCTGCATCGCGGTGGCCATCGCGCTGGCGCTGTCGGCACTGATGGGCTACCTGACCACCCGTGACCGCAGCTTCCTGTTCTACATCGGCGCCACGCTGATCCTGGTGCTGTGGCAGGCGGTGCTGGGCGGCCTGTCTGGTTACCCCGAACCTTGGCTGCCAGTGGGCGAGCGCGCCGCCTGGTGGTTGATCGCGCTGACCGCGGCCACCCAGGCCATGGCACTGCCGGCGCTGTGGCGCCTGAACGGGGGTGACCGGCAGTTGCCTCGCTCGCGCCTGCCGCAGCAGATCGTGCTGTGGGGCCTGCTGGCGGTGGCCGCGCTGGTGCCGTGGCTCGGCCGCGACGGTCTGCAGGTGGTGGCGGTGGGCCTGCAGGTCAGCTTCATCCTGGGCTGTGCGCTGTCGCTGGCCGTGGGCCTGTGGGCGCGGCTGCGCGGCGATGTGTGGTCGCAGGCCGGGCTGGCCGCGCTGACCCCGATGCTGGTGCTGATCGGCGCCGACGCCGTCAGTGCGGGGTGGTTGCTGGAATACCGCGTGGAAGCGCTGCAGCTGGCGGTGACGTGGCTGCTGATGATGGCCGCCTACGCGCTGAACCTGCGCCTGGGCCGCCTGCGCCAGCAGCGCGACGAGATGCGCCACCTGGCCGAGACCGATTCGCTGACCGGCCTGCCCAACCGCCGCGCCGGCCTGCAGCAGCTGGGCGAACACCTGCAGCGCGGTGCGCGCGACGACGGTGGCCTGGTCATCGGTTTCCTCGACGTGGACCTGTTCAAGGACATCAATGATCGCCACGGGCATGAGGTCGGCGACCAGGTGCTGGTGGCGGTGGCCCGCGCCCTGCGCGCCAGCGTGCGCGGCCAGGACGAGGTTGCGCGGATGGGCGGCGAGGAGTTCCTGGTGGTGCTGCCGGGGGTGTCGCGCGAGGATGCGCGGCGGCGCCTGGACGTGTTGCGCCAGCGCATCACCGAAGCCTGCCAGAGCCTGCAGGTGCCCGGCCTGCAGGTGACCGCCAGCATCGGCCTGGCCCAGTGGCGGCCGGGCCAGGACGATCTGGCAGCCCTGCTGCGGCGTGCCGACCATGCCATGTACGTGGCCAAGCGCGGCGGCCGCAACCGGGTCTTCGACGGCGAAACCGCAGATTCCGTTGCCGTTGCATGA
- a CDS encoding sensor domain-containing diguanylate cyclase — MIKPDKPANEAERLQALYRYRILDSDREKSFDDLVVIAKAVCGTSMAAVTLIDVERQWFKSIQGIDAAENLRSESMCGHAILQPQEIMVVEDALQDIRFHDNPVVTGDPHVRFYAGAPLVSSDGLPLGTLCVFDARPQQLAPDKAEALAALSRQVMLVMELRRFALDIQNHMLERDDYERLLAQYHEVLLAQNADLTEQSRTDALTGLPNRRALAVALAEAVATADGQLRQTCVALVDIDHFKQINDFQGHATGDRVLAELGVLLRSHFGGRGMAARYGGEEFVALMPDIDLRTAELQCEFLRMAVADLPLGFPVTISIGVAQYQPGENTDQTLARADAALYRAKAGGRNRVELAP; from the coding sequence ATGATCAAGCCCGACAAGCCTGCCAACGAAGCCGAGCGCCTGCAGGCGTTGTATCGCTACCGCATTCTCGATTCGGACCGTGAAAAATCCTTCGATGACCTGGTGGTGATCGCCAAGGCGGTGTGCGGTACCAGCATGGCCGCGGTCACCCTGATCGATGTCGAGCGGCAGTGGTTCAAATCCATCCAGGGCATTGATGCCGCGGAAAACCTGCGCAGCGAATCGATGTGCGGGCACGCCATCCTGCAGCCGCAGGAAATCATGGTGGTGGAGGATGCGCTGCAGGACATCCGCTTCCACGACAACCCGGTGGTGACCGGCGATCCGCACGTGCGTTTCTATGCCGGCGCGCCGCTGGTCAGCAGCGATGGCCTGCCGCTGGGCACGCTGTGCGTGTTTGATGCGCGCCCGCAGCAGCTGGCCCCGGACAAGGCCGAGGCGCTGGCCGCGCTGTCACGCCAGGTGATGCTGGTGATGGAACTGCGCCGCTTCGCGCTGGATATCCAGAACCACATGCTGGAGCGCGATGATTACGAGCGCCTGCTGGCCCAGTACCACGAGGTGCTGCTGGCGCAGAACGCCGACCTGACCGAACAGAGCCGCACCGACGCACTGACGGGATTGCCGAACCGACGCGCGCTGGCCGTCGCTCTGGCCGAAGCGGTGGCCACCGCCGATGGTCAGCTGCGGCAGACCTGCGTGGCCCTGGTGGACATCGACCATTTCAAGCAGATCAACGATTTCCAGGGCCACGCCACCGGCGATCGGGTGCTGGCCGAACTGGGGGTGCTGCTGCGCTCGCATTTCGGCGGGCGCGGCATGGCGGCGCGCTATGGCGGCGAGGAGTTCGTGGCGCTGATGCCCGACATCGACCTGCGCACGGCCGAACTGCAGTGCGAGTTCCTCCGCATGGCGGTGGCCGACCTGCCGCTGGGCTTCCCGGTCACCATCAGCATCGGCGTGGCCCAGTACCAGCCGGGCGAAAACACCGACCAGACCCTGGCCCGCGCCGACGCCGCCCTGTACCGGGCCAAGGCCGGCGGCCGCAACCGCGTGGAGCTGGCCCCGTAG
- a CDS encoding serine hydrolase, whose protein sequence is MKTWIGGAVLLACTTMASAATPPQLQDLDATVERVRAQFDVPGVAVAVVKDGQIVMERGWGVRELGKPAPVQADTLFAIASNTKAFTATSLNLLAEDGKLKMDDKVIDHLPSFRMSDPFVTGQMTLRDLLSHRSGLSLGAGDLLFWPTTTYSNAEVVQRLGRVPLKGGFRERYAYDNILYAVAQQVIEKVSGMSYQQFLQTRIFDKVGMAGTRYNADHLQPGDNAAVGHAKYDFKDLRTVAPLTWSNNAGAGGIYSSAHDMARWMQVQLAEGALADGTPLFSAKTQKDMWQMITPQAIATPSVPELEPARANFAGYGEGWNLSDYRGQKLVWHTGGWPGMVSRLTLVPGQKLGVVVLTNQESGAAFNAITLSVLDAYLGGEKHDWVDAYAKGVAKGQDKADEAWAKHQAERAKGSTPSLPLRGYAGQYRDRWYGDMAIVAEGKGLRLSFAKTAQLTGRLEHWQHDTFIVRWDDRSLNADAFVNFSLDPDGKVREVRMQSISDLTDFSFDFQDLQFTPVSP, encoded by the coding sequence ATGAAAACCTGGATCGGAGGAGCCGTGCTGCTGGCGTGCACCACCATGGCGAGTGCGGCCACCCCGCCGCAACTGCAGGACCTGGACGCAACGGTCGAGCGCGTGCGCGCGCAGTTCGACGTGCCCGGCGTAGCCGTGGCCGTGGTCAAGGATGGCCAGATCGTGATGGAACGCGGCTGGGGCGTGCGCGAACTGGGCAAGCCGGCACCGGTGCAGGCCGATACGCTGTTCGCCATCGCCTCCAACACCAAGGCGTTCACGGCTACCTCGCTGAACCTGCTGGCCGAGGACGGCAAGCTGAAGATGGACGACAAGGTGATCGACCACCTGCCATCGTTCCGCATGTCCGATCCCTTCGTGACCGGGCAGATGACCCTGCGCGATCTGCTGTCGCACCGCAGCGGCCTGAGCCTGGGCGCCGGCGACCTGCTGTTCTGGCCCACCACTACCTACAGCAATGCCGAGGTGGTGCAGCGGCTGGGCCGGGTGCCGCTGAAGGGCGGTTTCCGCGAGCGCTATGCCTACGACAACATCCTCTATGCGGTCGCCCAGCAGGTGATCGAGAAAGTGTCGGGCATGAGCTACCAGCAGTTCCTGCAGACGCGCATCTTCGACAAGGTGGGCATGGCCGGTACCCGCTACAACGCCGACCACCTGCAGCCCGGTGACAACGCGGCGGTGGGCCACGCCAAGTACGATTTCAAGGACCTGCGCACCGTTGCGCCGCTCACCTGGTCGAACAACGCCGGTGCCGGTGGCATCTATTCCAGCGCCCACGACATGGCGCGCTGGATGCAGGTGCAGCTGGCCGAGGGCGCGCTGGCCGACGGCACGCCGCTGTTCAGTGCCAAGACGCAGAAAGACATGTGGCAGATGATCACGCCGCAGGCCATCGCCACGCCGAGCGTGCCAGAACTGGAGCCGGCACGGGCCAACTTCGCCGGCTATGGCGAAGGCTGGAACCTGAGCGACTACCGCGGGCAGAAGCTGGTCTGGCACACCGGCGGCTGGCCGGGCATGGTTTCGCGGCTGACCCTGGTGCCGGGCCAGAAGCTGGGCGTGGTGGTGCTGACCAACCAGGAATCGGGCGCGGCCTTCAACGCGATCACCCTGAGCGTGCTCGACGCTTACCTGGGCGGCGAAAAGCATGACTGGGTCGACGCCTACGCCAAGGGCGTGGCCAAGGGCCAGGACAAGGCCGACGAAGCCTGGGCCAAGCACCAGGCCGAGCGTGCCAAGGGCAGCACGCCGTCGCTGCCGCTGCGTGGCTATGCCGGCCAGTACCGCGATCGCTGGTACGGCGACATGGCCATCGTGGCCGAGGGCAAGGGCCTGCGCCTGAGCTTTGCCAAGACCGCGCAGCTGACCGGCCGCCTGGAGCACTGGCAGCACGACACCTTCATCGTGCGCTGGGACGACCGCTCGCTCAACGCCGATGCGTTCGTGAACTTCAGCCTGGACCCGGACGGCAAGGTGCGCGAAGTGCGCATGCAGTCCATCTCGGACCTGACCGATTTCAGCTTCGACTTCCAGGACCTGCAGTTCACCCCGGTCAGCCCGTGA